The DNA segment AAAGTTATTTGGGGGCGCCACTGGGATGCTTTGTTAGAAAAAGACCAGACCGGCTTGTTGAAAAAACGCATGAATGAAGTCTGCGATGGCGAGCTGCAAAATTATAAAGCCAATGGTGGTGCTTATACCCGCGAGCATTTCTTTGGTAAATACCCTGAGTTATTGGAGCTGGTCTCTGACTTGTCCGATAACGATATCATGTACCTCAACCGTGGTGGCCATGACCCTTATAAAGTGTATGCTGCTTATGATCAGGCGGTTAACCAGAACAATGGTCAGCCCACGGTCGTGCTGGCAATGACCGTAAAAGGTTATGGTATGGGGGACTCCGGTGAAGCGCAAAACGAAACCCACTCCCTGAAAAAACTGGATCTGGAAAGCCTGAAAAAATTCCGCGACCGTTTTGCTATCCCTATCAGTGATGAAGAATTAAAAGATGTGCCTTACTACCGCCCGGCTAAAGATAGCCCGGAAATGGTTTATATGCGCAAGCGCCGGGAAGAGTTGGGTGGCTATATTCCCTCGCGTAATCCCGACTTTAATGCGCTTGAAGTTCCTGCGCTGGACGATTTAAAAAGTCAGCTAAAAAGCAGTGGCAAACGTGAAATTTCAACCACCATGTCTTTTGTCAGAACTTTATCAACCCTGACCAAAGATAAAAAAATTGGCGAGCGGGTTGTGCCGATTGTGCCTGATGAGGCTCGCACCTTTGGTATGGAAGGTATGTTCCGCCAATTGGGTATCTATTCATCACAGGGCCAGCGCTATACGCCCCATGATGCCGACCAGATTATGTACTACAAGGAAGATGAAAAAGGCCAGATTCTGGAAGAGGGGATTAATGAGGCTGGTGCATTTTCATCCTGGTTGGCTGCGGCGACGTCTTATAGTAACCACGGTTATCCCATGGTGCCGTTCTATGTGTTCTATTCTATGTTTGGTTTTCAGCGCATTATGGATTTGGCTTGGGCTGCGGGTGATACTCAGGCCCGCGGTTTCCTGATGGGAGCAACCGCCGGTCGCACCACCTTAAACGGTGAAGGTTTACAGCATCAGGATGGCCATAGTTTATTAATGGCCAATATGATTCCTAACTGTGTTGCCTATGACCCCACTTACGCTTATGAGCTTACCGTGATTATTCAAAACGGTTTAAAGCGTATGTATGAAGATAAAGAGAATTGCTTCTATTACATCACCATAGAAAATGAAAATTACCACCACCCCGAAATGCCTGTTGGTTGTGAAGAAGGCATTATTAAAGGGATGTATTTGCTGCAAAAAGCTGAGCAGAATAAAGCCCATACAGTACAGTTAATGGGTGGCGGTTCGATTTTACGGGAAGTGGAAGAGGCGGCAGCTATACTGCGTAAAGACTTCGATGTGGATGCGGATGTGTGGAGTATGACCAGTATCAATGAGTTGCGCCGTGATGGTATGGCCTGTGATCGCTGGAATGTTATGAACCCTGATCAGGCGCCGAAGCAATCCTATGTCGCAGAGCAGTTAGAAGGGCGGGAAGGTCCAGTCATTTGTGCGACGGATTATATGAAGTCCTATGGCGAACAAATTGCGCCGTTTATTCGTCGTCAGTTCCGGGTGTTGGGCACCGATGGTTTTGGTCGCTCTGATACTCGCAGTAAGCTACGTTATCACTTTGAGGTTGATCGTTACTTTATAGTATTGGCGGCCTTAAAATCCTTAGTGGATGAGGGCAAGCTGGACGTCTCCGTGGTGGTGAAAGCGGCAAAAGAGTTTGGTGTCAGCGGTGATAAAATTGACCCCATGAATTGCTAATCCACCCTATATACAAAACATTGAATAAATAAACACAGGTAAGCAGTGTGAGCAAAGAAATTATAAAAGTACCCGATATTGGCGGAGCCGAAGGCGTAGATGTCGTCGAAATCTGCGTTGCCATTGGTGATACCGTAGAGAAAGAAGATTCTCTGGTGGTACTTGAGTCGGATAAGGCTTCTATGGAAGTGCCATCACCTATGGCGGGTAAAGTACTTGCCATTAGCATTAAAGATGGCGACTCCTTATCGGAAGGTGATGTGATTTTGGAGTTGGAAACCGATAGTGCGGAACAGGCTGAGCCTGCCGAAGCACCGGTGGTAGCTGAAGAGTCAGCAGTGGTTGCTGAGCCTGAACCCGAGGCTCCTGCCCCAGCCCCAGCCCCTGTTGCAACAAAAACATCAACGCAAACCATTAATGTGCCCGATATAGGTGGTGGTGAAAATGTTGATGTTATCGAAGTCTGTGTTGCGGCTGGTGATGATATTGCCGATGGTGATTCTCTGATCGTATTGGAAACCGATAAAGCGTCCATGGAAGTGCCAGCCCCCATGGCCGGCAAAGTGGCCTCTGTCTCGATTAAAGAGGGGGATACGGTATCTGAGGGTGATCAAATATTAACGCTGGAAGTGTCGGCGGGGGCAGCTCCCGTTGCAGCGCCGGTAGAAAAAGCCGCGCCAGTAGCGGCGCCTGAACCGGCAGCTGCTTCTGCGCCCAGCACCGAAATCCCCAAGCCTGACTTTGCTCCCTCAGAGCAAGCTCAAGTACCTGCGGCCACTAAGAGCAAAGGTGATGCAGTCTATGCGGGCCCCGCAGTACGTCGTCTAGCCCGTGAGATGGGGGTTGAATTAGAGCAGGTAAAAGGCAGTGGCCCTAAATCCAGAATTTCAAAAGATGATTTAAAAGCCCATGTTAAAGCGGCATTGACTTCCAAGTCGACAACCGGCGGTGCAGGTATTCCTGCTATACCAGAAGTCGACTTTAGTAAGTTTGGTGAGGTGACTGTTGAGCCCTTGTCAAAAATTGCCAAAGTGACTGCCCATAATATGCAGCGCAATTGGCTCAATATCCCCCATGTCACGCAGTTTGATGATGCGGATATTAGTGACCTTGAAGATTTCCGTCAGTCCTTAAAGGCAGAAGCAGAAAAGCGCGGGGTTAAAATCACGCCGCTGCCGTTTTTGCTAAAAGCCTGTGCTGCGGCTTTACGGGATAACCCCAGGTTTAATGCTTCACTGTCAGCCGATGGTGAGAACCTGATGTATAAACAGTATATTCATATCGGTATGGCCGTTGATACCCCAGCGGGTTTGGTGGTGCCGGTTATTCGTGATGTTGATAAAAAATCGATTTGGGACCTGGCCGCAGAAACGGTTGAGTTGGCGAGCAAGGCTAAAGAACGTAAGTTAAAACCAGCAGAAATGCAGGGTGGTTGTTTTACCATTTCAAGTTTGGGTGGTATTGGTGGCCAGGGTTTTACCCCCATTGTGAATGCGCCTGAGGTAGCCATTCTTGGCGTTTCAAAATTAACCACCAAGCCGGTTTGGGATGGTGAGGCCTTTGTGCCGAGAAAAATGTTACCACTGTCTTTATCCTATGATCATCGCGCTATCAATGGTGGTGATGGTGGTCGCTTCTTTACCTATTTGACGGCTGTATTAGGTGATATTAGACGTCTGGTGCTGTAGCTTGAGTCTATGAATTTGTACAATGAACGTACGGGCCTTATAGGGCCCGTTTTTGTATCTGCTAATTATTGATTGATGGGATATTACCATGAGCATTCATTGTTCCGTTTATAGTGCTGTCAGTGTTGATGGTTTTATTGCCAAGCCGGATGGCGATATTGAATGGCTTCATAATCCGCACTATGCAGGCGCTACACTAAACGGTCTTGATTATGAGAGCTTTATCGCTACCGTCGATACGTTGGTGATGGGGAGGCACTCCTATGAAAAAGTGCGCAGCTTTGGTTTTTGGCCCTATGACAATATCCCGGTGATTGTTTTAACTAGCCGTCCACTTACTGTACCGCCGGAGCTAGAGGGAAAAATCAGTGTTGAAAATTGTGCCCCTGAGCGGCTGGTAAGCAAACTGGCGGAGCAGGGTAGGCAGCATCTCTATATTGATGGAGGAGCCACCATTCAGAGATTTTTAACAGCGGGTCTTATTAACGAGATAACACTGACTCAAATTCCTGTTTTGTTGGGCGCTGGCATTTCATTATTTGGTGATAGTGGTATTGAGTCTTCACTACAGCTAATATCCGCAGATAGTTCGGATAACGGTTTTGTTCAATGTAGATATACAGTAAAAGGTTGTTAAGCAATGGTTAAAATAAGTAGTCAGTTTGATAGCGGTAATATTGAGTTGGTTCAACATAGTAAAACGGCAGCAGCAGAATGCTTTGAATTAAACATACGTAAAGATCACCAATCTGATTTTTTTCAGTGGTTTCACTTCAGGGTTCAGGGCGCAAAAGACACTGCCTGTGAATTCATCTTACTCAATGCCAGTGAGGCCGCCTATCCCGCGGGTTGGGATGATTATCAAGCAGTGGCCTCTTATGATCGGGAAGAATGGTTTCGGGTGGACACGGCTTATAAGGGTAAAAGCCTTGTCATCACGCATCAGCCAGAATATGACAGTGTTTATTACGCTTACTTTACTCCTTATTCCTATGAGCGTCATATGGACTTGCTGTCATGGGCGCAATTATCTCCTGTGTGTTTATTGCAGGATATAGGTAATACCCTGGATGGTAATGATCTCTCTTTGTTAACCATTGGTAATCCTGAAACGGCTAGTCGTAAAATTTGGCTGATTGCTCGTCAGCACCCGGGAGAATCTATGGCCGAGTGGTTTATGGAAGGCTTTCTGCAAGCCTTGCTGGATTCTGACAACCCTACTAGCAAAGCTCTGTTACAGCAGGCGGTGTTTTATGTGGTGCCCAATATGAACCCGGATGGTTCCATGCGCGGGCATTTACGTACCAATGCCGTGGGAGCAAACCTTAACCGGGAATGGGTGGAGCCCACGTTGGAACGTAGCCCTGAAGTGTATTATGTGCGCCAAAAAATGCAGGAAATCGGTGTAGATTTATTTTTGGATATCCATGGTGATGAAGCTTTGCCCTATAACTTTGTGGCAGGTAGCGAAGGGGTGCCCTCTTATCACTCATCTATTCAATCTTTGGAAGAGTCTTTTAAACAGGCCTATAGTCTGTCGTCACCTGACTTTCAGGATAAGGTGGGCTACCCCAAAACGCCGGCGGGCAAAGCGAACTTATCGATTGCCTGTAACTATGTGGCGGAAACCTTTAACTGTCTGTCATTTACTATCGAGATGCCCTTTAAGGATAATGCCGATTTGCCTGACGCGTTATATGGGTGGTCTTCAAATCGGTCCGCTCAATTGGGGCGAGATGTGTTGGTGCCGATCCGTGCGGTCGTCAATGACTTGAGATAATAAACCTGTGCTTTTTTGCTTTAAGGAATCGCTATGTCTGAACTAATCAACGAAATGAATGCCCAAATGGCGGTGTTACCTGCGCCGGTCCAATACTGGATGAATTGGATGATGCTGGTATTTGTGTTTTCTATTGTCTTTGTATGGAAGCATAAAGCTGCCCGTTACGTGCTGTTAAGTCTTGTGTTAACCATGCCTGTTGCTCAGGCGGTATTTTATTTAAGTGGCACTGTGCATCTACTCGGCATTGCTCATTTACTGATTTGGGGGCCGCTGTTTTATTACTTATACTATGTTGAGATCAAGCCGACAGGTATCGCTTTTAATTCGCCCTATGCCGTCTGGTTGTTGTTGCTGATGGTGACTATCGCTATCTCGCTGATTTTTGATATTCGCGATGTGGTGTTGGTGGCAATGGGTTCTAAATAATGATTGTAGGAGAAGCTGTTATGCTGTTCATTAGATTTTTACAGGTGGTCGTGGTTTCGTTAGCGTTGCTGCTGACAGAGAGTGCAATGGCCATCGCCAAGGGTGATACGGTATTAATTACCGGTGCTAATCGCGGTATTGGTCTGGCTCTGGCAACGCAGTTTCAGCAACAAGGTTATCAAGTGATAGCCACCGCTAGAAAACCACAACAGGCGATGGAGTTGAATCAGTTGGGTGTTGAGGTGCAGCAGCTGGATATCGCTGATAAGGCGAGTGTGGCTGCTTTGGCTCAGCGTTTAAAAGATCGCCCCGTCGATATTTTGCTCAACAATGCTGGTATCAGCGGGCATAGCACAACGGCTTTTAAGGATTTGGATATTGAGCGCTTGGGTCAGGTGTTAGATATTAATAGCTTAGGAGCCTTGAGGGTAACACAGGCTTTGCTCCCCAACTTGCAACAGGGCTCCCGCAAGGTGGTAGCCAGTGTTAGTAGTCGTATGGGGAGTATCGCGCAAAATACCAGCGGTGGCGCTTTGGGCTATCGGGCGAGTAAAACCGCGTTAAACAGTTTTAATAAGTCCTTATCCATTGAGTTTGCACCGCAGGGCTTTATCTTTGTGGTGTTGCACCCCGGTTGGGTACGTACCGATATGACCAGTGACAGTGCAACCTATTCGACTGAGCAGAGTGCGGCGGGTTTACTGCAGGTGATTGCAGGTTTAAATAAAGCGGATAATGGCCGCTTTTATAATTTCAAAGGCGAAGCCATTGACTGGTGATTGAGAGATGGCTTTAGTCGACTTCCCAATAAAAAACGGGCCAATTAAGGCCCGTTTTTTTTAATTCGATAACCGGGTTTAACGTTGGCTAATCATAATCTCGCTGGCTACAGGCTCAACTAAACCCACCTTGTCCGGACTGCCGGGCTGCACAACACCCAGAGCCGCTTCAATCACCAGTCCAACCCAAATCGCATAAACCCAGGGGCGAACGCGATCAAGGCTTTTGATCATCTTCTGGTTATCATCATCGTTATAGTTATCAGCAATAATCTTGCCGTAGGTCGCGCCAAAATCTTTTAGCCCAACGCGAATCATCAAGCCGCAGAATACCAGAAAGGCGAAGATTAATAATTTACCCGCCATCCATGGATCATCAACCAAACGCCCAGTCACCCAAGAGTAAGTTGTAGAAACAATCAGGCCGATAACAATTAACCAGCGGAAGTAAAAATCAAACTTGGTAAGAGCAGGGATATAGTCTGCATCGTGCTTGAAATGTAATAGCAGTACCACGGTTAGCCAGAACGGTGCCAATAATACGATGCCGACCATCTGCCAGGTTGGGTGAGCAATGCCGTGGAACTCGCTGAGAATACCGCCCACTGTTAGCATCAGTGTCATACAGATCTTGGGGATCATATCGCAGCCCATCATAATCTTAGTGGCGATTAGGCGGGTTTCGCGTTGCAGGCTAGGGTCGACCACAAACTTACTGGAATAGAACACGCCAATATCGCCCCCCAGCCAATAGCAGAAAAGCACGATATGAAGAATAAGTGTAAAGTCATAAGCTGACATGTAAGGCCCCCGGGTGGATATTATCTTACGCCATTAAAAGTGACGTTTTATAGTGGCGCCTATCCTACCGATATTGTCGATAAATTAAAGTCTTTAAGGGTGATAGTTTTCGATTAAGTTGATTATTTCTGTGCAAATTGGTCACCTGTCTCACCTGATTACTTTTAACTATCAACCGTATTGGCAGATTGAATTCGCCTTAATCGGTTGGCTGGTATAAATTATGTTAATCAAATGATGGATTACCTGGAGGAAGGTGTAATGATTGAGACAATTATTGATGGCGTAGATTTTGGCCCTTTGGCGGTATTGCCGGGTACCTGGAAGGGTGAGAAGGGGATGGATATAGCGCCCGAGGAAGATGGCTCTAAGGAAGAAAACCCTTTTAGTGAAGAGATTCTATTTGAAATAGTCGGTGATGTTACCAATGCCGGTAAGCAGACGCTGGGTGTGGTGCGCTATCACCAAAAGGTTTATCGCAAGACCGATGGGGCGCAGTTCCATGATCAGTTGGGCTATTGGGTTTGGGACCCTGCCGCAGGTACTGTAATGTTTACTTTGACCATTCCCAGAGCCGTTAGCTTAGTGGCCGGTGGTGACTTCGATATGGGGTCTATGGATGATGATGCGGTATCTATTGCGGTTGCCTCTGAGGACGGCGGTGACTGGGGTGTAGCTCAATCTCCGTTTATGCGGGAAAACGCCAAAACCACCGGCTTTCAAATCAATCTGGAGGTGGATGGCGATAAGATGGTCTATTCACAGACCACCTTTTTAGATATCTATGGCCGCAAGTTCGACCATACCGATAATAGTACTCTGGTGCGGGTAAGCCCTTGATTTACCTGACCCTGCTCTTACTGTAAAATGCCGCGCTTTGTAACCAAGCTAAGGCATCAACACAGCCATGATAGAAGTAGGCGCGATCAAGCAGAGTATTAAAGACCTGACCGAGAGGACTGAAGTCCTTAGGGGGTATCTTTGACTATGATGCCAAGAAAGAGCAATTGGCTGAGGTTGAGCTTGAATTAGGTGAACCTGCGGTTTGGGAGCAGCCTGAGCGGGCGCAGGAGCTGGGTCGCCAGCGTTCATCACTGGAAGCAGTGGTGAAGACCATCGACACTATGACGACCGGCTTAAGTGACTTGACCGAATTGTTAGAGATGGCGGTTGAGGAAGAGGATGAAGATACCTTTGCAGAAGTGGAGTCTGAAATCGAGGGCTTGGGTGAGCATTTAGCCAAGCTTGAGTTTCGCCGTATGTTCTCTGGCGAGATGGATCCGAATAATGCCTTTCTTGAAATTCAATCCGGCTCAGGCGGTACTGAAGCCCAGGACTGGGCAGAAATGGTCTGTCGTATGTATTTGCGCTGGGGTGAGTCCAAGGGTTTTAAGACTGAGCTGATGGAAGCCTCCGACGGTGATGTGGCGGGTATTAAATCGGCCACTATTCAGTTTTCCGGTGAATATGCTTTTGGCTGGTTGCGCACTGAGACAGGGGTTCATCGCCTGGTCAGAAAGTCCCCCTTTGACTCCGGCAGTCGTCGCCATACTTCTTTTTGTTCTGTGTTTGTTTCCCCGGAAGTTGACGACAATATTGATATAGAAATCAATCCTGCCGATTTGCGGACCGATACCTACCGAGCCAGCGGCGCGGGTGGTCAGCACGTTAACAAAACCGATTCTGCGGTGCGTATTACCCACGAGCCAAGCGGGATTGTGGTGCAGTGTCAAAGCCAGCGCTCCCAGCATAAGAACCGCGATGCAGCAATGAAGCAGCTAAAAGCTAAATTGTATGAAATGGAAATGCTAAAACGCAGCGAAGCTTCGCAAGCGCTGGAAGATACCAAGGCCGATATCGGTTGGGGTAGCCAAATCCGCTCCTATGTATTGGATGATCAGCGGATCAAAGATTTACGCACCAATGTCCAGACCAGCAACTGCAATAATGTGCTGGATGGAGATTTAGATCAATTTATGGAAGCTTCATTAAAAATGGGGCTGTAAGTTTTTCACCACTACTTAACTGAGTTAACAACATGTCAGAAGACAATACTACAGACGAAAACAAGCTCATTGCCGAGCGTCGTGCCAAGTTAAATACGATTCGCGAACAGCGCAATGCTTTTCCCAACAGCTTTCGTCGCGATGCTTATGCCCAGGACTTGCAAGACGAGTTGGGTGAAAAAGATAAAGAAACGCTCGAGCAGCTAGATCGTCGCGCCGCTGTTGCTGGCCGTATTATGGCTAAGCGTGGTCCGTTTTTGGTATTGCAGGATATGAGTGGCCGGATTCAGGCCTATGTCGACAAAAAGAAATTACCTGAAGAGCAGTTGCCAGAAATTAAAACCTGGGATATCGGCGATATTATTGGTTGCGAAGGCCCTGTGCATAAATCCGGCAAAGGCGACCTTTATGTGTATATGGAAAAGGTGGAGTTACTCACTAAGTCTTTACGGCCCTTGCCTGATAAGTTTCATGGCCTACAGGACCAGGAAATACGTTATCGTCAACGCTATATCGACTTAATTGTTAGTGAGGAGTCGCGTAATATTTTCCAGACCCGCTCAAAGATGGTGAGCTTTATGCGTGACTATCTGGATAGTGCGCATTTTATGGAAGTAGAAACACCGATGATGCAGGTGATCCCCGGTGGTGCTACCGCGCGCCCCTTTGTCACCCATCATAATTCACTGGATATGGATATGTATTTGCGTATCGCACCAGAGCTGTACTTAAAGCGTTTGGTTGTTGGTGGCTTTGAGCGTGTTTATGAAATCAATCGTAACTTCCGTAATGAGGGGCTTTCAACCCGCCATAACCCTGAATTTACTATGTTGGAGTTCTATCAGTCCTATGCGGACTACCATGACTTGATGGACTTAACAGAAGATATGTTGCGTAAAATGGCGCAAAGTGTTTTGGGTACGACCACGCTGACTAACACCACTAAAGATGAAAATGGTGAAGTGGTTGAGACCAAAGAATATGATTTATCCAAACCGTTCCAGCGTATTTCCGTGTTTGACTCGATTTTACACTTCAATCCTGAGTTAAAGCCGGAAGATATTAATACTCTGGAAAGTGCACGCAAGGTCGCTGAGAACCTGCATATCCCAATGAAGGATATATATGGTTTGGGTAAGGTGCAGATTGAAATCTTTGAAAAGACGGTTGAAGAGCGTTTGGACCAGCCAACGTTTATTACGGAATATCCGACCGAAGTATCACCTTTGGCGCGCCGCAGTGATGATAATCCTTTTGTCACTGATCGTTTTGAGTTTTTTGTCGGTGGTCGTGAGATTGCCAATGGCTTCTCAGAGCTTAACGATGCGGAAGACCAGGCTGAGCGTTTCCAGGCTCAAGTA comes from the Oceanicoccus sagamiensis genome and includes:
- a CDS encoding SDR family oxidoreductase; this encodes MLFIRFLQVVVVSLALLLTESAMAIAKGDTVLITGANRGIGLALATQFQQQGYQVIATARKPQQAMELNQLGVEVQQLDIADKASVAALAQRLKDRPVDILLNNAGISGHSTTAFKDLDIERLGQVLDINSLGALRVTQALLPNLQQGSRKVVASVSSRMGSIAQNTSGGALGYRASKTALNSFNKSLSIEFAPQGFIFVVLHPGWVRTDMTSDSATYSTEQSAAGLLQVIAGLNKADNGRFYNFKGEAIDW
- a CDS encoding dihydrofolate reductase family protein, producing the protein MSIHCSVYSAVSVDGFIAKPDGDIEWLHNPHYAGATLNGLDYESFIATVDTLVMGRHSYEKVRSFGFWPYDNIPVIVLTSRPLTVPPELEGKISVENCAPERLVSKLAEQGRQHLYIDGGATIQRFLTAGLINEITLTQIPVLLGAGISLFGDSGIESSLQLISADSSDNGFVQCRYTVKGC
- the lysS gene encoding lysine--tRNA ligase, which encodes MSEDNTTDENKLIAERRAKLNTIREQRNAFPNSFRRDAYAQDLQDELGEKDKETLEQLDRRAAVAGRIMAKRGPFLVLQDMSGRIQAYVDKKKLPEEQLPEIKTWDIGDIIGCEGPVHKSGKGDLYVYMEKVELLTKSLRPLPDKFHGLQDQEIRYRQRYIDLIVSEESRNIFQTRSKMVSFMRDYLDSAHFMEVETPMMQVIPGGATARPFVTHHNSLDMDMYLRIAPELYLKRLVVGGFERVYEINRNFRNEGLSTRHNPEFTMLEFYQSYADYHDLMDLTEDMLRKMAQSVLGTTTLTNTTKDENGEVVETKEYDLSKPFQRISVFDSILHFNPELKPEDINTLESARKVAENLHIPMKDIYGLGKVQIEIFEKTVEERLDQPTFITEYPTEVSPLARRSDDNPFVTDRFEFFVGGREIANGFSELNDAEDQAERFQAQVAEKDAGDDEAMHYDADYVAALEYGLPPTAGEGIGIDRLVMLFTDSPSIRDVLLFPHMRPQG
- the aceE gene encoding pyruvate dehydrogenase (acetyl-transferring), homodimeric type — its product is MQDNDPTETAEWLEALNDVLALEGGPERATYLLKTMAEKVAQAGSQVPSAITTPFRNTIKPVEERRMPGDLFMERRIRSLIRWNALAMVMRANDNDEGLGGHISSFSSAATLYDIGFNYFFKGNDNGPGDLIYYQGHSAPGMYARSFLEERLTEEQLDNFRREVGGNGLSSYPHPWLMPDYWQFPTVSMGLGPIQAIYQAHVMKYQQSRELVQHKDRKVWAFLGDGECDEPESLGAIAKAGREHLDNLIFVVNCNLQRLDGPVRGNGKIIQELEGVFRGAGWNVIKVIWGRHWDALLEKDQTGLLKKRMNEVCDGELQNYKANGGAYTREHFFGKYPELLELVSDLSDNDIMYLNRGGHDPYKVYAAYDQAVNQNNGQPTVVLAMTVKGYGMGDSGEAQNETHSLKKLDLESLKKFRDRFAIPISDEELKDVPYYRPAKDSPEMVYMRKRREELGGYIPSRNPDFNALEVPALDDLKSQLKSSGKREISTTMSFVRTLSTLTKDKKIGERVVPIVPDEARTFGMEGMFRQLGIYSSQGQRYTPHDADQIMYYKEDEKGQILEEGINEAGAFSSWLAAATSYSNHGYPMVPFYVFYSMFGFQRIMDLAWAAGDTQARGFLMGATAGRTTLNGEGLQHQDGHSLLMANMIPNCVAYDPTYAYELTVIIQNGLKRMYEDKENCFYYITIENENYHHPEMPVGCEEGIIKGMYLLQKAEQNKAHTVQLMGGGSILREVEEAAAILRKDFDVDADVWSMTSINELRRDGMACDRWNVMNPDQAPKQSYVAEQLEGREGPVICATDYMKSYGEQIAPFIRRQFRVLGTDGFGRSDTRSKLRYHFEVDRYFIVLAALKSLVDEGKLDVSVVVKAAKEFGVSGDKIDPMNC
- a CDS encoding M14 family metallopeptidase codes for the protein MVKISSQFDSGNIELVQHSKTAAAECFELNIRKDHQSDFFQWFHFRVQGAKDTACEFILLNASEAAYPAGWDDYQAVASYDREEWFRVDTAYKGKSLVITHQPEYDSVYYAYFTPYSYERHMDLLSWAQLSPVCLLQDIGNTLDGNDLSLLTIGNPETASRKIWLIARQHPGESMAEWFMEGFLQALLDSDNPTSKALLQQAVFYVVPNMNPDGSMRGHLRTNAVGANLNREWVEPTLERSPEVYYVRQKMQEIGVDLFLDIHGDEALPYNFVAGSEGVPSYHSSIQSLEESFKQAYSLSSPDFQDKVGYPKTPAGKANLSIACNYVAETFNCLSFTIEMPFKDNADLPDALYGWSSNRSAQLGRDVLVPIRAVVNDLR
- a CDS encoding heme-binding beta-barrel domain-containing protein — encoded protein: MIETIIDGVDFGPLAVLPGTWKGEKGMDIAPEEDGSKEENPFSEEILFEIVGDVTNAGKQTLGVVRYHQKVYRKTDGAQFHDQLGYWVWDPAAGTVMFTLTIPRAVSLVAGGDFDMGSMDDDAVSIAVASEDGGDWGVAQSPFMRENAKTTGFQINLEVDGDKMVYSQTTFLDIYGRKFDHTDNSTLVRVSP
- the prfB gene encoding peptide chain release factor 2 (programmed frameshift), coding for MIEVGAIKQSIKDLTERTEVLRGYLDYDAKKEQLAEVELELGEPAVWEQPERAQELGRQRSSLEAVVKTIDTMTTGLSDLTELLEMAVEEEDEDTFAEVESEIEGLGEHLAKLEFRRMFSGEMDPNNAFLEIQSGSGGTEAQDWAEMVCRMYLRWGESKGFKTELMEASDGDVAGIKSATIQFSGEYAFGWLRTETGVHRLVRKSPFDSGSRRHTSFCSVFVSPEVDDNIDIEINPADLRTDTYRASGAGGQHVNKTDSAVRITHEPSGIVVQCQSQRSQHKNRDAAMKQLKAKLYEMEMLKRSEASQALEDTKADIGWGSQIRSYVLDDQRIKDLRTNVQTSNCNNVLDGDLDQFMEASLKMGL
- the aceF gene encoding dihydrolipoyllysine-residue acetyltransferase; translation: MSKEIIKVPDIGGAEGVDVVEICVAIGDTVEKEDSLVVLESDKASMEVPSPMAGKVLAISIKDGDSLSEGDVILELETDSAEQAEPAEAPVVAEESAVVAEPEPEAPAPAPAPVATKTSTQTINVPDIGGGENVDVIEVCVAAGDDIADGDSLIVLETDKASMEVPAPMAGKVASVSIKEGDTVSEGDQILTLEVSAGAAPVAAPVEKAAPVAAPEPAAASAPSTEIPKPDFAPSEQAQVPAATKSKGDAVYAGPAVRRLAREMGVELEQVKGSGPKSRISKDDLKAHVKAALTSKSTTGGAGIPAIPEVDFSKFGEVTVEPLSKIAKVTAHNMQRNWLNIPHVTQFDDADISDLEDFRQSLKAEAEKRGVKITPLPFLLKACAAALRDNPRFNASLSADGENLMYKQYIHIGMAVDTPAGLVVPVIRDVDKKSIWDLAAETVELASKAKERKLKPAEMQGGCFTISSLGGIGGQGFTPIVNAPEVAILGVSKLTTKPVWDGEAFVPRKMLPLSLSYDHRAINGGDGGRFFTYLTAVLGDIRRLVL